In Onychostoma macrolepis isolate SWU-2019 chromosome 17, ASM1243209v1, whole genome shotgun sequence, the DNA window tggaaaataaataagtaaaataaaagtgaCAGCAATCTTAAGATAATTATCAGGCCATACCCAGCATTAGAGCAGCTGTTGGGATTTCACTGGCTCTCTGTCTCCAGACATCAGATGAGCAGCCGAGGCCATGCTTTTTAATGAACTCTGCAAGACTGTCAAGTATCTTTTTATTCAACTGATCTTGTATTACCtgtgaaaatatacatttatcatGGAACAAAAACGTATTAGTAGACGAATATATTAATGAATTAGATACAGCGGTTGCAGATGCAGAAGAGGATGTACCTCTGTGTTCATTTGAACAGCTTCCCATAATTTCTGACAGATCCTAAAGCGATCGCTGTCGTTACCGTCACTATCATCCACCAAATATCCACCtacatgcaaataaatacaacgAAAATGCTTGATATGGAAGATAAGTGTTTGTAAAGtgataattattataattaacgtTACTCACCAACTCCTACATGTCGCTTTCTCTTTTTAGAGGCtgacttaaaaacaaaacatcccTGAAAAACAGCAACTATAAGTCTGGATATGTATCATTATGTTTATGGatcataaatgtattaatatcaTTACTTTCAACAAATTACTTCAGCCACGTAAGGATTAATGAATGTCTGCTCAATGTTACCTTTGACACTGATGAAGTTAGAGGAATTTCGCTCATTTCTGTCCTTCAAAGACAAAAATCAACAGCGAGCAAACTTCCAGAAGACAGTAAACCACGCGTTTATGCTGCCgcctttttcttcttcttaatGTTTTATGGCACAACTTTCAGGTGCattagcgccacctgctgtgtAGTAGTGAGGGTCAAGCTCGTACAACCTTATTCATATTAGCTATTTAATTCTTATTTCTGAATTTAATTGTCTTTGTCAGATACTGCACAGAAAATTTGAATCATTCATCATGTGAACtcttttgtgaaatgtttgtcAACTCAGTTTTTAAAGCTGGAAATCAACCATTTCCTTTAGCCTATTGTTATGCTGCTTTGGACATAGCCTATCATAAAGTGCTCTATGGTTTCTTCTTGATTACAATTTTCAAATTTTCCTGTCTTAAATCTCCCTATTTTATTCGAGGTATTATTAAGTGCAGTAGGCTATGTCAAAATCTaagtctagaaaaaaaaaaaaaaaaatcatttccaTTTCTCCTTGTTATTctacatttacaaacatttctTTAGCCTATAAAACCATCATCCTCCTTTACatgctgtttaattaaaaacggCAGTTTATCGACTGTATCCTGTATGTTGTCTGAAGGATCTCAATCAGCACATCATCTCTGCTTTCTGTACCTGTTTCCAGCGTCATTGAAGATTAACTTGAGTCAGAACATCTTCTCAGTGGTCTATTGTCCTCAACCCACTGTAATGCCATTGGGATTGCAATCATTTCTCCAGTGTACTGATAGAGATTATCTGAAACTCTTTAACTGATTTTGACATTAAAATCCTACTACTGCATCTTAATATACATGAACATAACTACTGTTTTGAATTTCTCATGAATAGTCTCATGTCTATAGTGGGTTGTGGTATTAACTATTGGTGAATTACTGACCATTTATTTCAGGTActtttgtttttccatcttttctttctctcagcATAAACAATGTGAAAGCACATGCAGATGTCACATTAATAAGACAGAGGAGACATTTAGTAAAACAAGTGAAGCAAAATCATGGGATTTCATACTGCCCCAGCACAGAGACATGTCTACTAAGCCAGAACCAACAGTGTGTtgatcaatattttattaaggtACTTCCATTGCAGAGAATTTGTTAATGGCACCATCCGTAATTCTTTCATATTGACAATCTCAAGTGAAACCCTGTTACATTTTGGTGTGTCACTCTCATTAAGTAATATGAAAGAAATGAAGATGATTCCACAATGTTGCTAACAAGGAAGATAATGTGAATTAAAAATCATTGTCAATATTTTCACATTGAGTTAACACATGACTAAATATGAAACATCATCAATTAACTTCAGTTAGTTCTTAGTTAgtttcagtagtctttgaatgTCTGGTTCAATATTGATAGTCTGAAACTTTTTACTGTATCTCTTGAAGGGCTCACCCTCTGGTCCAATtagaaatttttcaaaattccaTGAAATATCATTCCGACTGATGGGATTCCAGACCAGATATTTAGGGTCCTGCATAAATGACATAGGGTCATCATCTGGGTAAGGAAGCTTGTCTTTCAAGTAAGAAAAGACAGGATGTGTATCACTTCCATTTACAATGCACTTCTCAAAAATGGTGAATGCAGGCTTATACCCTTCACCTGGCCGTACATATTTCAAGGAATTTAGAATTTCTGCATCAGAACAGTTCTCCTGGAAAATGAGAAAGAGGAGAAAGTATTGGGACAATGCAACAATTATTATGTTAATCCAAATTATGTACAACAGTCCTGAAAAATTCTGAAACACTGGTAACTTTGCATGAACAGATATATTTACCACCGAACTCATGTATGAACTAAATGACATTTGTAGATAAACTACAACTAAATGTAATCGAAACGGTGAGTTGCACGTAATCATTTACAAACCTGGTATCCAAACTGGTTGCAGGGAAAGCCCAGGACCACAAGCCGGTGAGGGTACCTGCTCTGGAGCTCATTAAGCTGCATATAGTCCCGGGTGGTTGTCCCTCAAAGTGATGCCACATTTTCAATTAACACCACTCTTCCTCTGAAAATATTGAAATCTTTTGTTTCCCCTTCCAGTGTAGTTGCACGCAGATCATAAAATGTCTTAGCTATAAATGTCATTGTTCTCTATTGCTCTCCTCATCACAATGACATTAGCAGTGTCTTTTTCTACTTTAACGTTGACAATACAGGTCACATGATCACATGTATAATGCATATCAGGTGCCTTAGACAGATATGTGATACATCAACCTTTGAGAAGATACCCGTCTCAGAATTTGGAATTAAAGACTGTAGCAATGAAACAATGTAGTTTTTCCTGAATTACTCAATATAGCCataataacaacatttttatattaaaatggaaagaGAATTACACAGCCTGCTACAGATTAAATAACACTCTATTAAGCTCTGTGGAAATTTTTCTAAGTGTATCAGTTTCTGGGCCATTCTTTATTAATAAAGTCTCTGTCTCCATTACCttgaatgttattaaaaatggaTGACTGCACAGGTTAATCATCTTTAGAGTGCCTacactacactctcagaaataaaggtacaaaagctgtcactggggcagtaccttttcaaaaggtacatttttgtacctattaggttcaaatatgtacactttaagtactaatatgtacctttaaggtaccaaaatggaccctttaggtacaaacatgtaccttttgaaaaggcacAACCCCAGTGACAGCGTTTgtgcctttatttctgagagtgtacatgTCTAAGATCTTTCATGCAATGTATAGTGTCACTTAAATGcttattaacattttttgttagTACCATTAATTTCTTTGTGCAAGTTTGGTGAAAATATGCATACATGCACAGCTTCAGTTTCATGATTTTTATTGTAGAAATAAGTGCTTACATTCAGCCTGCATACGGAACCAACTACCAACTGCTGTTGGATAAAAAGCCTTCTTCTCATTGCAAAAGATCTCTCAAAACGTAAACTTTAATGGAGAAGACAAAGCCGAGACACCTGCAGTACATCTTACAGTATCACTTGTAACCAAAAAGCATTTGGGTGCTTTCCAAAAcccatatttttcttaaaaaatgttcaagtcaagtcacctttatttatatagcgcttttaacaatagagattgtgtcaaagcacttaacagtatcaaattggaggatagagtgtcagtaatgtataatgataagattaaacactcaattttcagttaaaggcatttcattattgaattcagagatgtcattgtctagctcagtttagtttaaatagtacttgtgcaatcaaatcggtgataatcgctagaaattccccaactgagcaagccagaggcgacagcggcaaggaaccaaaactccctctgtgacagaatggagaaaaaaaaaccttgggagaaaccaggctcagtcggggggccagttctcctctgaccagacgaaacccgcagttcaaaagtttatatttctattttaattttgttgcaatttctaacaatagtagtattatgtagttaggtattttattatatttttagttattttgttatatttttagttttattgtattttaatcgaggttttcactggggatatgtctctggggatcatctgggtgtcctggtctccgctgacgatcagggctgtagacatcatctcttggtgctgatccaccatctgaccggatacggactgagaaacagaataggaaagaaacagacaaatattagcgtagatgccattctacttatgatgtaacgagtacatcgtgtgttatggggagtgttcccggttccggttgatctaattaatgcagcctaacaatcctttaacggatttgaataatagaagcgtattagtgtgttatgtgtaagccaggctaaagagatgggtctttaatctagatttaaactgacagagtgtgtctgcctcctgaacagtgttaggtagattgttccagagtttgggtgctaaatagaataggatctgccgcccgcagtcgattttgatattctaggtattatcaaatggccagagttttgagaacgcagtggacgtggaggactataatgtgataagagttCAGGTTAAAGGTGGTGTGCAGCCAGTATGTCAAAGCAGCATATCAAAACAGCATAACAAAATCAgttatttactaaaaaaaaaaaacatttaaaaaaacaagagaGAGCATATGCTCTTTGACGAGTGACATGAGAAAACAACATTTCTTAATTTGTAGCATGATGCACTGCTTTAATTACAAAGTAAAGACAAAGTGAttaagtaattagttactttagTTATCAGGCAGTAATGTAACACACATGATTTTTCTcactgcatgtgtgtgagagagagagaattgtgGACAGAAAGCGAGGGTGAAGTCATGTGCTTTGCATTACTGTGTGTGTAATATTCAGTGCCATCCCTAGACTTCTGGGGGCCCtaagttaaactgtgtcagggGTTTTTTGTCAGTATGTTCATAAAACCCCCGAAATGACCCTCAACCCCTTAATCTGTTCTTTCAGAGCAGTTTTACTGTTAACAAACAACAGTGAGTTGAAACAGTCagtaatgcaataaaaaaagaacagattattagcaataaaattaatacaatataaaaaagcttaaaaaaaaaaactaaacagtaGCTTTTAGCAATAATAGCCTACTATACAGAAACCGAagtaatcaaatataaaaataaaacacagcaTAGTGAACTTCACcatatgaaataaatacacCACAGACTCAGCTTTATTGTCCGGTTTAGGGAAACTAAGATGGCAGAAAACTAACCACACCCATGTACATATGAAATAAACTATTACATACATAGAATCACacattataaacaataaaatgttcaaaaacacataaaaatactAGTCTATTCTTAATAAAGTCATACATTTTGTACACTAAGTACACCAGGCCAGAAAAATTCCATAGTTTAATAGCCACagccataattttttttattttatttttatttttggaatccTGCTTATAGGCACTCTAAAAGAGATGGTCAGCAGTATAAAGAATAACCTGGACTGTTTAAAGAagataattatgaaaaaaaatctgaagcaGTCTGATCTACACCAATAATCTTTCTTGCTACCTTCACAAGGCTACTTAACCTACTTTTATTAGTTAAACTTAAACTACCATACTAATAcaaaaggaattaaaaaaaaaaaaggataaataGTGGGGCAAACTCTAAAAGATTTTAATTTccctcaaaaaaaataaataaataaataagcgtGTTACTGTATGACTGCAcatgcgcattggctggtctagtatggaaaaataagctttttaaatgctatttgagcataacAAACAACATTCATGAGGCAGTTCATTTTcgattttgttgctgatttgaaatatgtattttaattgcgaattcagcgagcagtttttgagattcaTTTAGCTGCccggaggcgttgcaaatatgtCTGGAGAGTGAACAaactttccttgaaagggactttggtGAGGATCTCCCATAATCAATCACCATGTTCTTTATTTCATTAACATTCAAACGAAGAGAAAATTTATCATGGCACAAAATCCTCCATGACCAGACCATGCCTTAAGATCCTGTTTGTGGAGAGACTCACAATCGCTGAGACATCCACGTACTTTATAATATGAATGCATGATAAAACAAAAGGGGTGAAAGACAACAGCCTTGAGGTGGAACCAGTGGAACAGTATTGGAAATCAGAATAAACACCATTAACTAACACACTGAGGACAGTTTAAtagaacattgatttttattaaagcTACTAAAATTATTCAGTAACGAGCAATGAATGATTCTCtcctttttatttgttgtttgattagcaGTTTGACAGCAGCAGGTTTTTTTATGTCCTTGTCACTTTAAGACCAAATGCAAAGATTACTTTCCCAACTGCGTTCACGACAAAACTGACAGCTGTCACCAAACACCTCTGACCAATTCAGAAAGGGCCAATGAAATTGGCAAGTGAAATTGCATGCGTGACCATGCCACAGAAATCCCATGTCCCACGTGCTTCACTCAGTTTGGGCTGAGTCACGAGATAGCATCTCAACTCTGTCAGTAGCAGTTCAGAGTTTTGAAcattaaagaggtgtgtgaacttgcaaatgATGTAGTCTGTCCGCTCCTGCTTACTTTGGCGGCGAGATTCAGAGCAGACTGTCATCACTCAATgtctggatgtctaagtggtgcccacAGAATAACAGAggttttatagacaattggatgagtttttggggcagacgtgacctgttgaaaagagatggtgttcatgcacatagtcttagagttcgtacttgactaactggggcccaggttaggaagcagacagactggctaaaccgaccgtctgctagccgcctcacgccacagaagtcagttaattctctgcacatagagactctttcacctagatatcacactatagagactgtgtctgttcccgaaactagaaaatacaaaaacgTCCAAACAAATTTatgagtaacaatttaattgatgttcaacaaataaaaaatgtatataatacagagaaacaaatgataaagcttggcttactgaatatcAGGTCCCTTTCTACGAAAgcgctttttgtaaatgatgagATCACTGATCATATCCtagatgtgctctgtttgacagaaacctggctaaaaccagatgaatacattattttaaacgagtctaccccCCAATGAGCCGTGTTCAAAAGGTAAAGAGGAAGGTGTTgatacaatttatagcaatattctcagtatttctcagagggcaggctttaagtataACTCCTTTGATGTAATGGcgcttcatataacattattgtagagaaacaagtgttaatgataaatcctgtgatgtttgtactggctactgtatacaagCCACCAGGGCACTAAACCAtcatcatctaaaccaacaacatgtatgttagaccctattccatctaaactactaaaagaggtgcttccagaagtcatagatcctcttttggctattattaattagtcattgtcattaggatttgtccccaaaaccttcaaattggctgttattaagcctctcataaaaaaaaaaaaaacacaacttgaccccaaagatctagttaattacagatctcgaatctcccttttctgtcaaaggtactagaaaaggtagtatcctcacaattatattccttcttagagaaaaatggtatctgtgaggatttccagtcaggatttagactgtttcatagtactgagactgctctcattagagttacaaatgacctgctcttatcatctgatcatggttgtatctctctattagtactactggatcttagcactgcgttcgacactatcgaccacaacattcttttgaatagactagaaaactttttggcattagtggaagtgcattaatATGGTTCAAAGAGTATTTATCTGACCGTCATCtattcgtagcagtgaatgaagaggtatcatatcgatcacaagtgcagtatgaagtacctcaaggctcagtactagggccgttacttttcacgctttacatgttatctttgggagatattatcaggagacatggtgttagctttcactgttatgctaatgatactcagctctatatttcttcgcggcccggtgaaacacaccaaattgagaaactaacaatgcatagtcaatataaaaaactggatgacgagtcatttcttactgctaaattctgaaaaaacagaggtgttaattatcagaCCTAAAACCCCCATATGTAATAACCTAAaacactatctaacacttgatggctgctctgtcaattcttcgtcatcagttaggaacctagccagtttaaatctaggctaaggcagagtcagattgtgcagaggactcatctggttcctgtggtcttgtcccgatggccgtctaggagacagggtcttcactggggatctgtctctggggctcatctaggtgtcctgatctccgctgacgatcagggctgtagacatcatctcttggtgttgatccaccatctgatcggatacggactgagaaacagactaggaaagaaacagacaaatattagcgtagatgccattcaacttacgatgtaacgagtacatcgtgtgttatggggagtgttcccggttccggttgatctaattaatgcagcctaacaatcctttaacggatttgaataatagaagcgtattaatgtgttatgtgtaagccaggctaaagagatgggtctttaatctagatttaaactgacagagtgtgtctgcctcctgaacagtgttaggtagactgttccagagtttgggtgctaaataagaataggatctgccgcccgcag includes these proteins:
- the gpx2 gene encoding glutathione peroxidase 2 translates to MTFIAKTFYDLRATTLEGETKDFNIFRGRVVLIENVASLUGTTTRDYMQLNELQSRYPHRLVVLGFPCNQFGYQENCSDAEILNSLKYVRPGEGYKPAFTIFEKCIVNGSDTHPVFSYLKDKLPYPDDDPMSFMQDPKYLVWNPISRNDISWNFEKFLIGPEGEPFKRYSKKFQTINIEPDIQRLLKLTKN